The following coding sequences are from one Vulpes vulpes isolate BD-2025 chromosome 12, VulVul3, whole genome shotgun sequence window:
- the KANK4 gene encoding KN motif and ankyrin repeat domain-containing protein 4 isoform X1 yields the protein MEKTDGLLAKDQPSQGDEEKGPPKSHPYSVETPYGFHLDLDFLKYVDDIEKGNTIRRIPIHRRAKQAKFSTLPRNFSLPDSRARPHAALSHQNWSPVVPRKVLLGTEERAQSLPPGEYPQASASGSEVSYHRKALLAETARHLEAAAPREAEPASGSGRPQLLRASSMPATLLQNKASEDSSLNSGSPMPPALPLLQSEGSICDGTFGPADGFAGFQNSTPRATTQPKVREFGDLVPGIPELVQEGTELPEGEDEEEAPNHLSLPSPPFFSQDALVVLEDEEDEPKTREAEVVVSPGSPTPSPPPLPSPIPENEFPLEEIELNISEIPPPPPVEIDVRSIGIRVTEESLGLPAMDPGSISSLKQQLSALEGELSGRTQELAQVRAALQQQEDESKARGQRIQELECTVARLAGKLSHENTRDSQGQTDAMVNTDPLHGLLTRESCDKSIEVNLLGSTGSERARGEGNGLLWGQAGHKPGDRSPPKLVPPPQLSLPQGPEMVLPTSLHSCLSTELRIEEAGSEQEGSPQVGTEGLGRAAGGTSWSSDRKTPPAGREEASSEPLGKERPGRPPSSPPDATIGQYVKKIQELLQEQWSCLEHGYPELASAIKQPASKLSSIQSQLLSSLNLLLSAYSAHAPPQKGPPAPSASPPMEISPSTSLKSIMKKKDYGFRAGGNGTKKNLQFVGVNGGYETTSSEETSGEDSSPEDLSDSEAEKKCDGPEHRRGKEAHSTCKAGQGIPEGISSTGQESGPGGDLPHPKAERYKPSEEFINACRALSQHLPETGATTEQLLRQSLNTIRQEWFRVSSRKSSSPAVVAAYLRGVQPHSPHFLKLLVNLADGNGNTALHYSVSHSNFSVVRLLLETGVCNVDHQNKAGYTAVMITPLASAETDEDMAVVWKLLREGNVNIQATQGGQTALMLGVSHDREDMVQALLSCQADVNVQDHEGSSALMLACRHGNADMVRLLLAHPACDSSLTDKAGRTALSIVLKSPAHVEIAGLLRAHAEQGRSLGP from the exons ATGGAGAAGACAGATG GTCTCCTAGCCAAAGACCAGCCCTCTCagggagatgaagagaaaggCCCTCCAAAGAGTCACCCCTACTCTGTGGAGACCCCATATGGCTTTCATCTGGACCTGGATTTCCTTAAGTACGTGGATGACATCGAGAAGGGAAACACCATCAGAAGGATTCCTATCCACAGAAGGGCCAAGCAGGCCAAGTTTAGCACTTTGCCTCGAAACTTCAGCCTTCCGGACAGCAGGGCTCGCCCCCATGCTGCTCTTTCCCACCAGAACTGGTCCCCAGTGGTGCCGAGAAAGGTGTTGCTTGGGACAGAGGAGCGAGCCCAGTCGCTGCCACCTGGTGAATACCCACAAGCCTCTGCCAGTGGGAGTGAGGTGAGCTACCACAGGAAGGCCCTACTGGCAGAGACAGCCAGACATTTGGAGGCTGCTGCTCCCAGAGAGGCTGAGCCGGCCTCTGGGAGTGGACGGCCCCAGCTTCTGAGAGCATCCAGCATGCCAGCCACACTGCTACAAAACAAGGCCTCAGAGGACTCAAGCCTAAACTCAGGTTCCCCCATGCCTCCAGCCCTCCCTCTGCTTCAGAGTGAAGGCAGCATCTGTGATGGCACCTTTGGCCCTGCAGATGGATTTGCAGGTTTTCAAAACTCCACTCCACGAGCAACAACCCAACCCAAAGTCAGAGAGTTTGGGGACCTGGTGCCAGGGATTCCAGAGCTGGTCCAGGAAGGCACTGAGCTTCCAGAGGGTGAAGATGAAGAGGAGGCTCCAAATCACCTCTCTCTCCCAAGTCCTCCCTTCTTCTCCCAGGATGCACTTGTAGTTCTAGAGGATGAAGAAGATGAGCCCAAAACCAGAGAAGCAGAGGTGGTGGTCAGCCCTGGCTCCCCGACaccaagccccccacccctgccatcacCCATTCCTGAGAATGAGTTCCCCCTAGAAGAAATCGAGCTCAACATCAGCGAgatcccacccccaccacctgtgGAGATAGATGTGAGAAGCATTGGCATCCGGGTCACAGAGGAAAGCCTGGGCCTCCCCGCGATGGATCCTGGAAGCATCTCCAGCCTGAAGCAACAGCTGTCTGCCCTCGAGGGTGAGCTATCTGGGAGAACCCAGGAGCTGGCCCAGGTCAGAGCTGCCCTCCAGCAGCAGGAAGACGAAAGCAAGGCTAGAGGGCAGAGGATTCAAGAGCTTGAGTGCACTGTAGCTCGACTGGCAGGAAAGCTTAGCCATGAGAACACCAGAGACTCTCAGGGCCAGACCGACGCCATGGTCAACACTGACCCCCTCCATGGACTCTTGACCAGGGAGTCATGTGACAAGAGCATTGAGGTCAACCTTCTGGGCAGCACAGGatctgaaagggccagaggggaagggaatgGTCTCTTATGGGGGCAGGCCGGCCACAAACCCGGGGATCGGAGCCCCCCAAAACTCGTGCCACCACCACAGCTGTCACTGCCGCAAGGACCCGAGATGGTCCTCCCCACCTCTTTACATAGCTGCCTCTCCACTGAGCTGAGGAtcgaagaagcaggctctgagcaggaGGGAAGCCCTCAGGTAGGAACCGAGGGTctgggcagggcagcaggaggcaCTTCGTGGAGCAGCGACAGAAAGACGCCcccagcagggagagaggaggccagTTCGGAGCCCCTGGGGAAGGAGCGCCCAGGGAGGCCACCAAGCTCACCCCCAGATGCCACCATTGGCCAATATGTTAAGAAGATCCAGGAACTCCTGCAGGAGCAGTGGAGCTGCCTGGAGCACGGCTACCCGGAGCTGGCCAGTGCCATCAAGCAGCCCGCCTCCAAGCTCAGCAGCATCCAGAGCCAGCTGCTGAGCTCCCTCAACTTGCTGCTGTCTGCTTACTCGGCCCACGCTCCACCCCAGAAGGGGCCCCCggccccctctgcctccccaccgaTGG AGATCTCCCCGTCGACCAGCCTTAAATccataatgaaaaagaaagactatGGCTTCCGTGCAGGAGGTAATGGGACCAAAAAGAACCTTCAGTTTGTTGGGGTTAACGGTGG CTACGAGACCACCTCAAGTGAGGAGACCAGTGGTGAGGACAGCTCCCCGGAAGACTTGTCTGACAGTGAGGCTGAGAAGAAATGTGATGGCCCAGAGCATAGGCGGGGCAAGGAGGCCCACAGCACCTGCAAGGCCGGGCAGGGCATCCCTGAGGGCATCAGCAGCACAGGCCAGGAGAGTGGGCCTGGGGGAGACCTCCCCCATCCCAAGGCAGAGAG atatAAACCCTCAGAAGAATTCATCAATGCATGCCGGGCATTGAGCCAACATCTGCCAGAAACTGGGGCCACCACCGAGCAGCTCTTG AGGCAGAGTTTGAACACCATCCGTCAAGAGTGGTTCCGTGTCTCCAGCCGGAAGTCGTCTAGCCCTGCTGTGGTGGCTGCCTACCTCCGTGGGGTCCAGCCCCACTCCCCACACTTCCTAAAGCTGCTGGTGAACTTGGCTGATGGCAACGGGAACACGGCCCTTCACTACAGCGTGTCCCACTCCAACTTCTCTGTCGTGAGGCTGCTGCTGGAGACAG GTGTCTGCAATGTTGACCATCAGAACAAAGCTGGCTATACTGCCGTGATGATCACTCCCTTGGCTTCTGCAGAGACTGACGAAGACATGGCTGTCGTCTGGAAACTCTTAAGAGAAGGAAATGTGAACATCCAAGCTACTCAG
- the KANK4 gene encoding KN motif and ankyrin repeat domain-containing protein 4 isoform X2 translates to MEKTDAKDQPSQGDEEKGPPKSHPYSVETPYGFHLDLDFLKYVDDIEKGNTIRRIPIHRRAKQAKFSTLPRNFSLPDSRARPHAALSHQNWSPVVPRKVLLGTEERAQSLPPGEYPQASASGSEVSYHRKALLAETARHLEAAAPREAEPASGSGRPQLLRASSMPATLLQNKASEDSSLNSGSPMPPALPLLQSEGSICDGTFGPADGFAGFQNSTPRATTQPKVREFGDLVPGIPELVQEGTELPEGEDEEEAPNHLSLPSPPFFSQDALVVLEDEEDEPKTREAEVVVSPGSPTPSPPPLPSPIPENEFPLEEIELNISEIPPPPPVEIDVRSIGIRVTEESLGLPAMDPGSISSLKQQLSALEGELSGRTQELAQVRAALQQQEDESKARGQRIQELECTVARLAGKLSHENTRDSQGQTDAMVNTDPLHGLLTRESCDKSIEVNLLGSTGSERARGEGNGLLWGQAGHKPGDRSPPKLVPPPQLSLPQGPEMVLPTSLHSCLSTELRIEEAGSEQEGSPQVGTEGLGRAAGGTSWSSDRKTPPAGREEASSEPLGKERPGRPPSSPPDATIGQYVKKIQELLQEQWSCLEHGYPELASAIKQPASKLSSIQSQLLSSLNLLLSAYSAHAPPQKGPPAPSASPPMEISPSTSLKSIMKKKDYGFRAGGNGTKKNLQFVGVNGGYETTSSEETSGEDSSPEDLSDSEAEKKCDGPEHRRGKEAHSTCKAGQGIPEGISSTGQESGPGGDLPHPKAERYKPSEEFINACRALSQHLPETGATTEQLLRQSLNTIRQEWFRVSSRKSSSPAVVAAYLRGVQPHSPHFLKLLVNLADGNGNTALHYSVSHSNFSVVRLLLETGVCNVDHQNKAGYTAVMITPLASAETDEDMAVVWKLLREGNVNIQATQGGQTALMLGVSHDREDMVQALLSCQADVNVQDHEGSSALMLACRHGNADMVRLLLAHPACDSSLTDKAGRTALSIVLKSPAHVEIAGLLRAHAEQGRSLGP, encoded by the exons ATGGAGAAGACAGATG CCAAAGACCAGCCCTCTCagggagatgaagagaaaggCCCTCCAAAGAGTCACCCCTACTCTGTGGAGACCCCATATGGCTTTCATCTGGACCTGGATTTCCTTAAGTACGTGGATGACATCGAGAAGGGAAACACCATCAGAAGGATTCCTATCCACAGAAGGGCCAAGCAGGCCAAGTTTAGCACTTTGCCTCGAAACTTCAGCCTTCCGGACAGCAGGGCTCGCCCCCATGCTGCTCTTTCCCACCAGAACTGGTCCCCAGTGGTGCCGAGAAAGGTGTTGCTTGGGACAGAGGAGCGAGCCCAGTCGCTGCCACCTGGTGAATACCCACAAGCCTCTGCCAGTGGGAGTGAGGTGAGCTACCACAGGAAGGCCCTACTGGCAGAGACAGCCAGACATTTGGAGGCTGCTGCTCCCAGAGAGGCTGAGCCGGCCTCTGGGAGTGGACGGCCCCAGCTTCTGAGAGCATCCAGCATGCCAGCCACACTGCTACAAAACAAGGCCTCAGAGGACTCAAGCCTAAACTCAGGTTCCCCCATGCCTCCAGCCCTCCCTCTGCTTCAGAGTGAAGGCAGCATCTGTGATGGCACCTTTGGCCCTGCAGATGGATTTGCAGGTTTTCAAAACTCCACTCCACGAGCAACAACCCAACCCAAAGTCAGAGAGTTTGGGGACCTGGTGCCAGGGATTCCAGAGCTGGTCCAGGAAGGCACTGAGCTTCCAGAGGGTGAAGATGAAGAGGAGGCTCCAAATCACCTCTCTCTCCCAAGTCCTCCCTTCTTCTCCCAGGATGCACTTGTAGTTCTAGAGGATGAAGAAGATGAGCCCAAAACCAGAGAAGCAGAGGTGGTGGTCAGCCCTGGCTCCCCGACaccaagccccccacccctgccatcacCCATTCCTGAGAATGAGTTCCCCCTAGAAGAAATCGAGCTCAACATCAGCGAgatcccacccccaccacctgtgGAGATAGATGTGAGAAGCATTGGCATCCGGGTCACAGAGGAAAGCCTGGGCCTCCCCGCGATGGATCCTGGAAGCATCTCCAGCCTGAAGCAACAGCTGTCTGCCCTCGAGGGTGAGCTATCTGGGAGAACCCAGGAGCTGGCCCAGGTCAGAGCTGCCCTCCAGCAGCAGGAAGACGAAAGCAAGGCTAGAGGGCAGAGGATTCAAGAGCTTGAGTGCACTGTAGCTCGACTGGCAGGAAAGCTTAGCCATGAGAACACCAGAGACTCTCAGGGCCAGACCGACGCCATGGTCAACACTGACCCCCTCCATGGACTCTTGACCAGGGAGTCATGTGACAAGAGCATTGAGGTCAACCTTCTGGGCAGCACAGGatctgaaagggccagaggggaagggaatgGTCTCTTATGGGGGCAGGCCGGCCACAAACCCGGGGATCGGAGCCCCCCAAAACTCGTGCCACCACCACAGCTGTCACTGCCGCAAGGACCCGAGATGGTCCTCCCCACCTCTTTACATAGCTGCCTCTCCACTGAGCTGAGGAtcgaagaagcaggctctgagcaggaGGGAAGCCCTCAGGTAGGAACCGAGGGTctgggcagggcagcaggaggcaCTTCGTGGAGCAGCGACAGAAAGACGCCcccagcagggagagaggaggccagTTCGGAGCCCCTGGGGAAGGAGCGCCCAGGGAGGCCACCAAGCTCACCCCCAGATGCCACCATTGGCCAATATGTTAAGAAGATCCAGGAACTCCTGCAGGAGCAGTGGAGCTGCCTGGAGCACGGCTACCCGGAGCTGGCCAGTGCCATCAAGCAGCCCGCCTCCAAGCTCAGCAGCATCCAGAGCCAGCTGCTGAGCTCCCTCAACTTGCTGCTGTCTGCTTACTCGGCCCACGCTCCACCCCAGAAGGGGCCCCCggccccctctgcctccccaccgaTGG AGATCTCCCCGTCGACCAGCCTTAAATccataatgaaaaagaaagactatGGCTTCCGTGCAGGAGGTAATGGGACCAAAAAGAACCTTCAGTTTGTTGGGGTTAACGGTGG CTACGAGACCACCTCAAGTGAGGAGACCAGTGGTGAGGACAGCTCCCCGGAAGACTTGTCTGACAGTGAGGCTGAGAAGAAATGTGATGGCCCAGAGCATAGGCGGGGCAAGGAGGCCCACAGCACCTGCAAGGCCGGGCAGGGCATCCCTGAGGGCATCAGCAGCACAGGCCAGGAGAGTGGGCCTGGGGGAGACCTCCCCCATCCCAAGGCAGAGAG atatAAACCCTCAGAAGAATTCATCAATGCATGCCGGGCATTGAGCCAACATCTGCCAGAAACTGGGGCCACCACCGAGCAGCTCTTG AGGCAGAGTTTGAACACCATCCGTCAAGAGTGGTTCCGTGTCTCCAGCCGGAAGTCGTCTAGCCCTGCTGTGGTGGCTGCCTACCTCCGTGGGGTCCAGCCCCACTCCCCACACTTCCTAAAGCTGCTGGTGAACTTGGCTGATGGCAACGGGAACACGGCCCTTCACTACAGCGTGTCCCACTCCAACTTCTCTGTCGTGAGGCTGCTGCTGGAGACAG GTGTCTGCAATGTTGACCATCAGAACAAAGCTGGCTATACTGCCGTGATGATCACTCCCTTGGCTTCTGCAGAGACTGACGAAGACATGGCTGTCGTCTGGAAACTCTTAAGAGAAGGAAATGTGAACATCCAAGCTACTCAG